A genomic window from Deltaproteobacteria bacterium IMCC39524 includes:
- a CDS encoding thiazole synthase translates to MDELIIAGRSFNSRLMVGTGKFASNEAMVAAMEGSGSEIVTVALRRVDVDNPQDSLLNHIDLKRYLLLPNTSGARNAEEAIRLARIARAAGCEPWIKLEVTPDPYYLLPDPIETLKAAEVLVKEGFIVLPYINADPVLAKHMQEVGTATVMPLGAPIGTNKGLRTRDNIAIIIEQAIVPVVVDAGLGAPSHAAEAMEMGADAVLVNTALAVARDPGAMGAAFKKGVEAGREAYLAGLGKQQDKAEASSPLTGFLRS, encoded by the coding sequence ATGGACGAATTGATTATTGCCGGGCGTTCCTTCAACTCACGCCTGATGGTCGGAACCGGAAAATTTGCATCCAACGAGGCGATGGTGGCTGCAATGGAAGGTTCCGGCAGTGAGATTGTCACCGTTGCGCTACGGCGGGTCGACGTCGACAACCCACAGGACAGCCTGCTCAACCACATCGACCTCAAGCGTTACCTGTTGCTGCCAAACACCAGCGGCGCCCGTAACGCTGAAGAAGCGATCCGCCTTGCTCGCATCGCCCGCGCAGCGGGCTGTGAACCCTGGATCAAACTGGAGGTAACTCCCGACCCTTACTACCTGCTGCCCGACCCGATCGAAACATTGAAAGCCGCAGAAGTTCTGGTCAAAGAAGGCTTTATCGTCCTGCCCTACATCAACGCTGATCCGGTACTCGCCAAGCACATGCAGGAGGTTGGCACCGCGACGGTGATGCCTCTCGGCGCTCCGATCGGCACCAACAAGGGCCTTCGTACACGCGACAATATCGCCATCATCATAGAACAGGCGATAGTACCGGTTGTGGTTGATGCCGGACTCGGAGCGCCCTCTCACGCCGCAGAGGCGATGGAGATGGGAGCCGACGCAGTGCTGGTCAACACCGCTCTGGCTGTCGCTAGAGACCCGGGGGCCATGGGCGCCGCCTTCAAAAAAGGTGTCGAAGCCGGTCGCGAAGCCTACCTTGCCGGGCTTGGCAAGCAGCAGGACAAAGCCGAAGCAAGCAGCCCACTGACAGGATTTTTGAGAAGCTAA
- the thiS gene encoding sulfur carrier protein ThiS → MDIIVNGKAREIQDGICIQELLDQMQLDCMQLVVEHNKNIIPRQRLAETLLNNGDTLEVIHFVGGG, encoded by the coding sequence ATGGATATCATCGTCAACGGCAAAGCCCGTGAGATTCAGGACGGCATCTGCATTCAGGAGTTGTTGGATCAAATGCAGCTTGATTGTATGCAGCTAGTCGTCGAGCACAACAAAAACATCATCCCGCGCCAGCGACTGGCAGAGACGCTTTTAAACAATGGCGACACTCTGGAAGTCATCCACTTCGTCGGGGGTGGTTAA
- the thiF gene encoding sulfur carrier protein ThiS adenylyltransferase ThiF, which yields MQIKVNEQDHSFAENASLGSVRDRIKSDADLLIVNGFPASSEAVLSNGDQVVLIKRGEAPGAEEFDALMTARHTPGVHATVKGATIGIAGVGGLGSAIAIALARTGIGHLIIADFDLVEPSNLNRQQYFIDQIGLPKVYALRDTLARINPHVRVTACHLRLTPENIPEVFGHAQVLVEAFDLAGQKVMLIENFAARFPDRPMVTGSGMAGYGPANTVRTQQVAKNLYLCGDATTAAAPGTGLMAPRVGVAAHHQANAVLRLLLGEPPDKEGKL from the coding sequence ATGCAGATCAAAGTCAACGAACAGGACCACTCTTTTGCAGAAAACGCATCGCTCGGTTCGGTCAGAGACCGTATCAAGTCAGACGCCGATCTGTTGATTGTCAATGGTTTTCCTGCCTCGTCAGAGGCCGTACTGAGCAACGGCGACCAGGTGGTTCTGATAAAACGTGGAGAGGCTCCCGGGGCTGAAGAATTTGATGCCCTGATGACAGCTCGCCACACCCCGGGCGTCCATGCAACGGTCAAAGGTGCAACCATCGGCATTGCCGGTGTCGGTGGCCTTGGCTCTGCCATAGCGATAGCACTGGCCAGGACCGGCATAGGCCATCTGATTATTGCCGACTTCGATCTCGTCGAGCCTTCCAACCTGAATCGGCAGCAATACTTTATTGACCAAATCGGGCTGCCAAAAGTCTATGCCCTTCGCGACACACTGGCACGTATCAACCCGCACGTCCGCGTCACCGCCTGCCACCTGCGCTTGACTCCGGAGAACATTCCAGAAGTCTTTGGTCATGCCCAGGTCCTGGTGGAAGCCTTTGACCTCGCGGGCCAGAAAGTTATGCTGATCGAAAACTTTGCAGCAAGGTTCCCGGACAGGCCAATGGTGACCGGCTCCGGCATGGCAGGCTATGGCCCGGCGAATACCGTTCGGACCCAACAAGTCGCCAAAAATCTTTACCTTTGTGGCGATGCCACCACCGCAGCCGCACCGGGTACCGGGCTTATGGCTCCCCGCGTCGGAGTGGCTGCTCATCATCAAGCGAATGCGGTGCTACGCCTTCTGTTGGGCGAACCTCCGGACAAAGAAGGAAAGCTTTAG